A stretch of the Theileria equi strain WA chromosome 1, complete sequence genome encodes the following:
- a CDS encoding hypothetical protein (encoded by transcript BEWA_032040A), whose protein sequence is MGVERDKDKNSKFRLEIIVPDSFHVSGGPFCCFVKLIPIYDVETKLNSTFTVDFVAINTYGVLIADDKAKVKSKIQTTLRFPFLLEESSKLSQNQNVFLIYSSDSVLFCTGKEINGQSKELSYQYRCKIPPFIPPSLKGSSASINYYVYVTVQYRNSSDPKHQYSISERLEFVVLGSIYHDFPILDIKYYPILPKIGESTRDFYRDCKSIISNNYGTDNMLFNYESSLVNLLESEEDLSEPKELSIQLYRDLNTFLVLWDSISDLENLDGIAYINVLHCFNSIVADFTNLAKTGDIHRIEKLKEWFGDILNPELYGKGDSASAENIDEALNMFLEKLEVKTCCLYDTSLETMKSLVSCSFKERNRVEGEEALKFSCEGNKLCVCHISGFSRIEDSEDMDFTTNSWFELRFDFSESKRHCLKVDISFVRTDVLMDATPRRHHVITNQLITLGKTTSTITSFIPKDTIPTFSCAFIDVSYRLEITFFCFEDNVNIMERDSIKAGLNKLKLVRWEKPIRILQNQLLGINARDRNFNHTKTSRGIPPGIKKSCIHFCGRQIPLYKTIEM, encoded by the exons ATGGGCGTCGAAAGGGATAAGGACAAAAATAGTAAATTTAGACTGGAAATCATTGTCCCAGATTCTTTTCATGTCAGCGGCGGTCCTTTTTGTTGCTTCGTGAAGCTTATACCCATTTATGACGTAGAAACAAAATTGAATTCCACATTTACTGTTGATTTTGTTGCAATAAATACCTACGGCGTCCTTATAGCCGACGATAAAGCCAAGGTAAAGTCGAAAATTCAAACTACGTTACGctttccatttcttctgGAAGAGAGTAGCAAATTATCGCAAAACCAAAATGTCTTTCTCATATATTCATCGGACTCTGTACTATTTTGCACAGGAAAAGAGATAAACGGCCAATCCAAGGAGCTCAGCT ATCAGTACCGATGCAAAATTCCTCCgtttattcctccatctcTCAAAGGCTCAAGTGCCTC AATCAATTATTACGTTTACGTTACTGTACAATATCGCAATTCATCTGACCCCAAACATCAATATAGCATTTCAGAAAGGTTGGAATTCGTTGTTTTAGGTTCTATTTACCATG ATTTTCCAATTCTGGATATAAAGTACTATCCCATACTACCAAAGATTGGTGAATCCACCAGGGATTTTTATAGAGATTGCAAGAGCATAATATCTAACAACTATGGAACGGATAACATGCTATTCAATTATGAATCCAGCCTAGTAAACCTTTTAGAATCGGAAGAAGATTTAAGTGAACCAAAAGAATTGAGCATTCAGCTATATCGTGATTTAAACACATTCTTAGTACTATGGGATTCAATTTCTGACTTAGAAAATTTAGATGGAATAGCATATATTAACGTACTGCACTGCTTTAATAGCATTGTTGCTGACTTTACGAATTTAGCAAAAACAGGTGATATTCACCGTATAGAAAAGCTGAAGGAATGGTTTGgtgatattttaaatccagAGTTATATGGTAAAGGTGACAGTGCTTCAGCGGAGAATATTGATGAAGCATTGAATATGTTTCTCGAGAAGCTTGAGGTGAAGACATGTTGTTTGTATGATACGTCTTTGGAAACGATGAAATCTCTTGTATCATGTTCCTTTAAGGAAAGGAACAGAGTAGAAGGCGAAG AAGCGCTAAAATTTTCTTGTGAAGGAAATAAACTTTGCGTGTGTCATATATCTGGATTCAGTCGAATTGAAGATTCCGAAGATATGGATTTTACCACAAATTCATGGTTTGAGCTCAGGTTTGACTTTTCGGAGTCTAAACGGCATTGCCTGAAAGTTGATATTAGCTTTGTTAGAACAGATGTACTAATGGACGCGACTCCCCGAAGACACCATGTTATAACTAATCAACTGATTACCCTAGGGAAAACAACTAGCACGATAACCTCATTTATACCAAAGGACACAATTCCGACATTTAGCTGCGCATTTATTGATGTTTCATATAGGCTTGAAATCACATTTTTTTGCTTTGAAGATAATGTCAACATAATGGAACGCGACTCTATCAAAGCCGGG CTCAATAAGCTAAAGCTTGTGAGGTGGGAAAAACCAATTAGAATATTGCAAAATCAACTATTGGGTATAAATGCACGTGATCGCAATTTTAATCATACCAAGACTTCCCGAGGTATACCCCCTGGAATAAAAAAGTCTTGTATACATTTTTGTGGGAGACAAATTCCCTTGTACAAAACTATAGAAATGTAA
- a CDS encoding ABC transporter, ATP-binding protein family member protein (encoded by transcript BEWA_032030A) has translation MGNTNSVPFKEDVDDATRKDFSIQEVVRRFVNELEKDEIYYLSVGSCALVVNAVTNMIYPKMIGAMIDSAGAGQDDLGCPQYTLPFPVWNINPHLSISGGVFPTSLFQKLSFSSLPLYITGSIASWIRVSHINNAIYLIQKRCRQKMFKKLISQGVPFFHTTAANYLLSRLLVDCEEGPKVMINSYSQFLRSCNSTIGGALQLFCISPSLTFITMLCIPVMGICLVKYSSIVKKASLQKKEMIDSVNGKAEELLNSIENVKNFGQEDYEIQRFSGGLDSCDLLAYRVNNSDGILVGAILAGFNFCSLVMLYFGAKQLRSGTISVGKLASFVLYGVLLGLGATGFSKIYTETTKASISMKRVYDIHDLPEAKENEDVLKHLNGEIELRDVSFRYASRPDVPVLENINLKFDLGKLVAIVGPSGAGKSTLSKLLTTLYQPTSGTIYLDGVDMQSLSSKWIRQKVFAVVPQEPTLFSMSIKENIMYGNEQVSFERVQEVSKLCNINNFIDTLPLAYDTQVGVNGVMLSSGQKQRIALARAILKDTPLLILDEPTSALDGFSEELISTTIDLAKHGRTVLIVTHKVDIAKRADKVVVLNGKVEFYGTLPQAVERSETFRRIFTNI, from the coding sequence ATGGGTAATACAAACTCAGTACCGTTCAAGGAAGACGTCGATGACGCAACTCGCAAAGATTTCTCAATACAAGAGGTTGTAAGACGGTTTGTGAACGAATTAGAAAAGGACGAAATCTACTATCTCTCTGTAGGCAGTTGCGCACTTGTGGTGAACGCAGTCACCAATATGATTTATCCTAAAATGATTGGAGCTATGATAGACTCGGCAGGTGCCGGTCAAGATGATTTGGGGTGTCCTCAGTATACACTTCCATTTCCCGTTTGGAACATTAACCCTCATTTGTCAATCTCCGGAGGGGTATTTCCAACAAGTTTATTTCAGAAGctttcattctcttctttgcCGTTGTATATTACCGGTAGTATTGCTTCATGGATTAGAGTATCTCACATAAATAATGCAATCTATTTGATTCAAAAAAGGTGCAGACAAAAGATGTTCAAAAAGCTCATCTCACAAGGGGTTCCTTTTTTTCATACTACAGCTGCAAATTATCTATTGTCAAGATTATTAGTTGACTGCGAAGAAGGTCCCAAAGTAATGATTAATAGTTATTCACAATTTTTGCGATCTTGTAATTCTACAATAGGAGGAGCCTTGCAattattttgtatatcTCCATCATTGACATTTATTACAATGTTGTGTATACCTGTGATGGGTATTTGTTTAGTAAAGTACTCTAGCATTGTCAAGAAAGCAAGTTTGcaaaagaaggaaatgaTCGACTCTGTGAATGGAAAAGCTGAAGAGTTACTCAACAGCATCGAAAACGTCAAGAATTTTGGACAGGAAGACTATGAAATTCAACGTTTTTCAGGAGGGCTAGATTCTTGTGATTTGTTGGCATACAGAGTTAATAATTCCGATGGAATATTAGTGGGAGCAATTCTAGCAGGTTTTAACTTTTGTTCTCTTGTAATGTTGTATTTTGGAGCTAAACAGCTGCGAAGTGGTACAATATCTGTGGGAAAATTAGCATCATTTGTTTTGTATGGTGTCTTGTTGGGACTTGGTGCAACGGGATTTTCAAAGATTTATACTGAGACCACAAAGGCATCGATTTCAATGAAAAGAGTATACGATATACATGATTTGCCAGAGGCAAAGGAAAATGAGGATGTTTTGAAGCATTtaaatggagaaattgAGCTGAGAGATGTCTCCTTCAGATATGCATCTAGACCAGATGTGCCAGTTTTGGAGAATATCAATTTAAAGTTTGATTTGGGAAAACTGGTGGCGATTGTTGGCCCAAGTGGTGCCGGGAAAAGTACCCTGTCCAAGTTGCTTACAACTTTATATCAACCCACTTCAGGTACTATATATTTGGATGGAGTAGATATGCAATCCTTAAGCTCAAAGTGGATAAGACAAAAGGTTTTCGCTGTTGTACCTCAAGAACCTACACTATTTTCAATGTCCATTAAGGAGAACATTATGTACGGAAACGAACAAGTCTCCTTTGAGAGGGTACAGGAAGTTTCGAAATTGTGTAACATTAACAATTTCATAGACACTCTTCCTTTGGCATATGATACCCAAGTAGGTGTAAATGGAGTCATGCTATCTTCTGGACAGAAGCAGAGAATAGCTTTGGCAAGAGCAATTTTGAAGGATACACCATTGCTCATCTTGGATGAGCCAACTTCCGCACTTGATGGCTTTTCTGAGGAGCTCATTTCCACCACAATAGATTTAGCTAAACATGGAAGGACAGTTTTAATCGTTACGCACAAGGTAGACATTGCTAAACGTGCAGATAAAGTTGTCGTTTTGAATGGCAAGGTCGAATTTTACGGTACATTGCCTCAAGCTGTAGAACGGAGTGAAACGTTTAGAAGGATATTCACCAATATATAA
- a CDS encoding hypothetical protein (encoded by transcript BEWA_032050A) yields the protein MSYSFPFIPFRLLKCVPVLLHLYTCSFLDAFDIDVVKRDYATVESNLERLQESANISLSNLMHVNNALCLGKWQLYTLTILADKSILLPNNKVDGLVGYWTFDRLHPIDESGNGNHINTQVTYGPPSNGHGSSLLFGSDTSYNIKASKSLDLGSFTLAFWIYLTGDYSSHFRMLISRNGHTSQSPTILLYPYDNRLSVRVETTVGNVEGLSSNSSIPQRRWTHISVVAKEDSLKLYVNGMLDNSIGLNGKLVKSSGDITLGRKFKHPGLKGYMDELRIYNYPMGTHEIASFASNSLTGFDSPYRVQLGSTSCEYKDANANGFCPSGYKICSLDQLYISGAHIARVNGWMHSSNQIWHKDLTNIDDTYRVALCCS from the exons TTTGACATTGATGTCGTTAAACGAGACTATGCTACCGTAGAATCCAACTTAGAACGGCTGCAGGAGTCCGCAAACATATCATTATCGAACTTGATGCACGTTAACAATGCTCTCTGTTTAGGTAAGTGGCAACTTTATACACTAACTATACTCGCAGATAAAAGCATTTTGCTGCCTAACAACAAAGTCGATGGCCTAGTTGGCTATTGGACGTTTGACAGGTTACATCCAATTGATGAAAGTGGAAATGGAAATCATATAAACACACAAGTCACTTACGGTCCACCCTCAAACGGCCATGGATCCAGTCTCTTGTTTGGTAGTGACACATCTTATAACATTAAAGCCAGCAAGAGCTTGGATTTGGGTTCCTTTACCTTGGCGTTTTGGATATACCTGACTGGTGACTATTCATCGCATTTCAGAATGTTGATATCTCGAAACGGACACACATCGCAATCACCGACTATATTGCTATATCCTTACGATAACCGGCTCTCTGTGCGAGTAGAAACAACGGTTGGAAATGTAGAAGGACTTTCATCGAATTCCTCTATTCCACAACGTCGCTGGACTCACATTTCGGTAGTGGCTAAAGAAGACTCCCTTAAGCTATATGTAAATGGAATGTTAGATAACTCCATAGGACTAAATGGGAAATTGGTGAAAAGTTCTGGTGATATAACACTAGGGAGAAAATTTAAACATCCTGGACTAAAG GGATACATGGATGAACTACGCATCTACAATTATCCGATGGGAACTCATGAAATAGCATCTTTTGCATCCAATAGTCTGACTGGATTTGATAGCCCCTATAGAGTGCAACTTGGATCTACATCATGCGAATATAAAGATGCTAATGCCAATGGATTCTGCCCATCCGGATATAAAATATGCTCCCTGGACCAATTGTATATTTCAGGAGCTCATATCGCACGTGTTAATGGATGGATGCATTCGAGTAATCAAATATGGCACAAGGACCTGACTAATATAGACGATACATATCGTGTAGCATTATGCTGTTCCTAA
- a CDS encoding hypothetical protein (encoded by transcript BEWA_032020A): protein MSKAVYAKLWMATSQYHLRRQYGWMQVWKRLAPWSVLYGAVGLWMFFPALSYDAKKKVTFGLWSPPDVGYYKFQVKPEE from the exons ATGTCAAAGGCTGTTTACGCCAAGTTGTGGATGGCCACATCGCAGTATCATTTGAGGAGACAATACGGTTGGATGCAAGTCTG GAAACGTCTGGCTCCATGGAGTGTCTTGTACGGAGCTGTAGGTTTGTGGATGTTCTTCCCCGCTCTCAGCTACGACGCCAAAAAGAAGGTGACATTTGGCCTCTGGAGTCCTCCAGATGTCGGCTACTACAAGTTCCAAGTCAAGCCCGAGGAATAA